One Sphingobacteruim zhuxiongii DNA window includes the following coding sequences:
- the rpmB gene encoding 50S ribosomal protein L28: MSRICDLTGKAALKGNNVSHSNVKTKRKFYPNLQTKRFYIPEEDRWITLKVSTSAIKTINKNGITAAIDKFIKQGHI; the protein is encoded by the coding sequence ATGTCAAGAATTTGTGATTTAACAGGCAAGGCGGCATTAAAGGGGAATAACGTTTCACACTCGAACGTTAAAACTAAGCGTAAATTCTATCCTAATTTACAGACCAAACGTTTTTATATTCCAGAAGAAGATCGTTGGATTACGTTGAAAGTTTCTACTTCAGCAATCAAAACGATTAACAAGAACGGTATTACAGCAGCAATTGATAAATTTATCAAACAAGGTCATATTTAA
- a CDS encoding cold-shock protein — protein MQQGVVKFFNEAKGFGFIIPNSGESEIFVHVSGLIDKIREKDEVSYEVEQGRKGLNAVNVKLI, from the coding sequence ATGCAACAAGGAGTAGTAAAATTCTTTAATGAAGCCAAAGGTTTCGGCTTCATCATTCCAAATTCAGGCGAGAGCGAAATCTTCGTACACGTTTCTGGATTAATTGACAAAATTCGCGAGAAAGACGAAGTTTCTTACGAAGTAGAGCAAGGTCGTAAAGGCCTTAACGCGGTAAATGTAAAACTTATCTAA
- the rpmG gene encoding 50S ribosomal protein L33, whose protein sequence is MAKKGNRVQVILECTEHKESGLPGMSRYITTKNKKNTTERLEMKKFNPVLRKVTVHKEIK, encoded by the coding sequence ATGGCAAAAAAGGGAAATAGAGTACAAGTAATCTTAGAATGTACTGAACACAAAGAAAGTGGTCTTCCGGGAATGTCTCGCTATATCACGACTAAGAACAAGAAAAACACTACTGAACGTTTGGAGATGAAAAAATTCAACCCAGTATTGAGAAAAGTAACAGTTCACAAAGAAATTAAGTAA
- a CDS encoding DUF4295 domain-containing protein: MAKKAVASLQKGGGKEYTKVVLTAKSAKTGAYTFKESMVHNDKVKDVVAAATK, encoded by the coding sequence ATGGCAAAGAAGGCAGTTGCATCATTACAAAAGGGTGGTGGTAAAGAATATACTAAAGTAGTTCTTACCGCTAAATCTGCAAAAACAGGCGCATATACTTTCAAAGAGAGTATGGTTCACAACGACAAAGTAAAAGACGTTGTTGCTGCGGCTACTAAATAA
- a CDS encoding DUF4112 domain-containing protein, with amino-acid sequence MENKYSANIERINKDFLWVERLSVLMDSRFRIGNFRFGLDPILNFIPFAGQIATFIVSLVLVTVMYRNGASGKLAIKMLLNVTWDALLGAIPFLGNIFDFFNKANDKNIKLLREHYYENKHTGSGKNIIFLIVSILAIVITLLLYGMYALSIWLYHFIF; translated from the coding sequence ATGGAAAATAAATATAGCGCAAATATTGAGCGTATAAATAAAGATTTTCTTTGGGTTGAACGACTATCCGTATTAATGGATAGTCGTTTCCGTATTGGTAATTTCCGTTTTGGATTAGACCCTATTCTAAATTTTATCCCTTTCGCTGGACAAATTGCAACCTTCATTGTCTCACTTGTTTTAGTAACAGTGATGTATAGAAACGGTGCAAGCGGAAAATTGGCGATTAAAATGCTATTAAATGTCACCTGGGACGCACTACTAGGAGCAATACCATTCCTAGGAAACATCTTCGACTTTTTCAATAAAGCAAACGACAAGAACATCAAGCTTCTCCGTGAGCATTATTACGAAAACAAACACACAGGAAGTGGTAAAAACATCATATTTCTAATTGTATCCATTCTTGCAATTGTAATAACCCTACTTTTATACGGCATGTATGCACTTAGTATCTGGCTGTACCATTTTATCTTCTAA
- a CDS encoding SIMPL domain-containing protein, with protein MKKLLSILALIALVVTAQAQNVSMENSRRVATRGVAEKEVTPDIIYLSISLKEYYQDGNNKKKVAIETLEKQLHDAAMKYGVKKEDFTIQNIYSYNAENRKKKNNELLQSRQYRLKVTDLKNLNPMIDDVDAQGLQSTSISGYDHSQKKAIEKELKTAAVKDARINAEILAAADGETVGKSLMINDNSSFSWNDVMPQPRAYSMAMSKTNSMESDASGGNNLDIDIRPIKLSCNIEAVFELK; from the coding sequence ATGAAAAAATTATTATCAATCTTAGCACTTATCGCCCTTGTAGTTACTGCACAGGCACAAAATGTATCTATGGAAAACAGCAGAAGAGTAGCAACTCGTGGCGTTGCAGAAAAAGAAGTTACGCCAGATATTATATATCTATCGATCTCTTTGAAGGAATATTATCAAGACGGAAATAACAAGAAAAAGGTAGCGATCGAAACCTTGGAAAAACAGCTACACGACGCGGCAATGAAATATGGAGTAAAAAAAGAGGACTTCACGATTCAAAATATTTACAGTTATAACGCTGAAAATCGCAAGAAAAAGAACAACGAGTTACTACAATCACGTCAGTATCGCTTAAAAGTAACCGATTTGAAAAACTTAAATCCGATGATTGATGATGTAGATGCCCAAGGCTTACAAAGTACATCCATTAGCGGATATGACCATTCTCAAAAGAAAGCTATTGAAAAAGAATTGAAAACTGCTGCTGTAAAAGATGCAAGAATCAATGCGGAGATTTTAGCTGCTGCCGATGGAGAAACAGTAGGTAAATCGTTAATGATTAATGATAATAGTAGCTTCAGTTGGAACGATGTTATGCCTCAGCCTCGCGCTTACAGTATGGCAATGTCAAAAACAAACAGCATGGAATCTGATGCAAGCGGCGGGAACAACTTGGATATTGATATTCGTCCAATCAAACTATCATGCAACATTGAAGCAGTATTTGAATTAAAATAA
- the ftsY gene encoding signal recognition particle-docking protein FtsY, protein MGLFDFFKKKQETPEAQEALNKGLEKTKEGFFAKITKAVVGKSTIDDDVLDNLEEVLVTSDVGVTTTLKIVDRIQKRVAQDKYVTTDDLNGLLKDEIQALLAENNSNDFENFEYGNHKPYVIMVVGVNGVGKTTTIGKLAHQLKEAGSKVVLGAADTFRAAAVDQIQLWGDRVGVRVVAQPMGSDPASVAFDTVKSAVANGDDVAIIDTAGRLHNKVGLMNELTKIKNVMQKVIPDAPHEILLVLDASTGQNAIEQATQFTQATDVNALALTKLDGTAKGGVVIGISDQFKIPVKYIGVGEKIGDLQLFNKKDFVDSLFQ, encoded by the coding sequence ATGGGATTATTTGATTTTTTTAAAAAGAAGCAAGAGACTCCAGAGGCCCAAGAGGCGCTGAATAAAGGGTTAGAGAAGACGAAGGAGGGTTTTTTTGCGAAAATTACCAAAGCGGTTGTTGGAAAATCAACAATTGATGATGATGTATTAGATAATTTGGAAGAGGTGTTGGTTACCTCAGATGTCGGTGTGACAACGACCTTAAAGATCGTTGATCGTATTCAGAAACGCGTCGCTCAAGATAAATACGTTACTACTGACGATTTAAATGGATTACTAAAGGATGAAATCCAAGCCTTACTCGCTGAAAACAATAGTAATGATTTTGAGAACTTCGAATACGGCAACCATAAACCCTATGTGATTATGGTCGTTGGTGTAAATGGTGTTGGTAAGACAACCACCATTGGGAAGTTAGCGCATCAGCTGAAAGAAGCGGGGAGCAAGGTTGTATTAGGTGCTGCAGATACGTTCCGTGCAGCAGCAGTAGATCAAATACAATTGTGGGGGGATCGAGTAGGTGTACGTGTTGTCGCTCAACCCATGGGGTCTGATCCTGCGTCGGTTGCTTTTGATACGGTAAAATCTGCTGTGGCAAATGGAGATGATGTTGCAATTATCGATACAGCAGGCCGTCTTCACAATAAGGTTGGCTTGATGAATGAGCTGACGAAGATTAAAAATGTGATGCAGAAGGTTATCCCTGATGCACCTCATGAGATCTTGCTAGTTCTGGATGCTTCGACTGGTCAAAATGCGATTGAGCAGGCGACACAATTTACGCAAGCAACAGATGTGAATGCTTTAGCATTAACCAAACTTGATGGCACAGCGAAGGGTGGTGTGGTAATCGGTATTTCCGATCAATTCAAGATTCCTGTAAAGTATATTGGAGTAGGAGAGAAGATTGGTGATTTACAGTTATTTAATAAAAAAGACTTCGTAGACTCGTTATTCCAGTAG
- the gcvT gene encoding glycine cleavage system aminomethyltransferase GcvT: MKNTALTNLHTALGAKMVPFAGFNMPVQYSGINDEHETVRTGVGMFDVSHMGEFILKGEKALDLIQKISSNDASKLYDGKVQYAYIPNEDGGIVDDFLTYKIDDTTYLLVVNASNIEKDWNWISKYNTYGVEMKDISDKTSLFAVQGPKAADALQGLTEIDLAPMGYYSFQKGVFAGVENVLVSATGYTGAGGFEIYVDNEHAEQVWNAIMEAGAQYGIKPIGLGARDTLRLEMGFCLYGNDIDDTTSPLEAGLGWVTKFTKDFVNSENLKAEKEKGLTQKLVGFEMIDRGIPRHDYDIVDAQGNKIGRVTSGTQSPSLKKSVGLGYVDTAFAKDGTEIFISIRNQAIKAVVKKPPFVK, from the coding sequence ATGAAAAATACTGCGTTAACTAATCTACATACTGCTTTGGGCGCGAAGATGGTTCCTTTCGCTGGTTTTAACATGCCGGTTCAGTACAGCGGCATTAATGATGAGCATGAAACAGTTCGTACTGGAGTAGGTATGTTCGATGTAAGTCATATGGGCGAATTCATCTTAAAGGGTGAAAAAGCGCTAGATCTTATTCAAAAGATTTCTTCAAATGATGCATCGAAGCTATACGATGGCAAAGTACAATATGCTTATATACCGAATGAAGATGGCGGAATAGTCGACGACTTCTTAACTTATAAAATCGATGACACAACCTACCTTCTAGTTGTCAATGCCTCGAACATTGAAAAAGACTGGAACTGGATCAGTAAATACAATACTTACGGTGTAGAGATGAAAGACATCTCTGATAAAACTTCTCTATTTGCGGTACAAGGCCCTAAAGCTGCTGACGCATTACAAGGGTTAACAGAGATTGATTTAGCACCTATGGGGTACTATTCTTTCCAAAAGGGTGTATTTGCCGGCGTTGAGAATGTATTAGTATCTGCAACGGGATATACAGGTGCTGGAGGCTTTGAAATCTATGTTGATAATGAGCATGCAGAACAAGTGTGGAATGCGATCATGGAAGCAGGAGCACAATACGGTATTAAACCAATCGGATTAGGTGCTCGTGATACGTTGCGATTAGAAATGGGCTTCTGTTTATACGGAAATGACATCGATGATACAACTTCTCCATTAGAAGCGGGCTTAGGATGGGTTACAAAATTCACTAAAGACTTTGTAAACTCAGAAAACTTAAAAGCAGAAAAAGAGAAAGGTTTAACTCAAAAATTAGTTGGATTTGAAATGATTGATCGTGGAATCCCACGTCATGATTATGATATTGTAGACGCTCAGGGTAACAAAATCGGTCGTGTTACTTCAGGAACGCAATCCCCAAGCCTTAAAAAATCAGTTGGTTTAGGCTATGTGGATACTGCTTTTGCAAAAGATGGGACAGAAATCTTTATTTCTATCCGTAATCAAGCGATTAAGGCTGTTGTTAAAAAGCCACCTTTTGTAAAATAA
- a CDS encoding signal peptidase — translation MNKYLLRGIVFLTAGIICVFLGYTLMENDNNWYKLIMTLGVIFFGIGVVALMYRVFRKIDRNTLIEDRKGQSEK, via the coding sequence ATGAACAAGTATCTATTAAGGGGAATCGTCTTTTTAACAGCCGGCATAATCTGCGTTTTCTTAGGATATACGCTGATGGAGAATGATAATAACTGGTATAAGTTAATCATGACATTAGGCGTAATCTTTTTTGGAATAGGAGTGGTGGCTTTAATGTATCGTGTTTTTCGCAAGATTGACCGTAACACGTTGATCGAAGATCGAAAGGGGCAGAGCGAGAAGTAA
- the recO gene encoding DNA repair protein RecO gives MLHQTKGITLKITNYSESSVVAQIYTEAFGLQSYLINGARKPKAKISTNMLQPFHLLELVVYNKENNNLQRIKEAQHSPVLKHVPLDIVKSSIALFLNEILYKVLRHQATDKHLFEFLENAIMWLDESEVGLANYHLIFLLKLTHYLGFKPSFNDQPYFDLIEGRFVSILPPHVYTLQEPYTSILRELANSSFSNCNKTRLKREDRSYLLQKLVDYYRLHTENFGELNSLYVLEEIFD, from the coding sequence ATGTTGCATCAAACTAAGGGCATTACCCTAAAGATTACAAACTATTCCGAAAGTAGCGTTGTCGCGCAGATCTATACCGAGGCATTCGGTTTACAATCCTATTTGATCAATGGTGCGAGAAAACCGAAGGCAAAAATATCCACTAACATGTTGCAACCTTTCCATTTATTGGAACTCGTGGTCTACAACAAAGAAAACAACAATCTTCAGCGCATTAAAGAAGCACAACATAGTCCAGTACTGAAGCATGTACCCTTAGATATCGTAAAAAGTTCAATTGCACTTTTTTTAAACGAAATTCTCTACAAAGTGCTACGTCATCAAGCCACTGACAAACATCTTTTCGAATTTTTAGAGAATGCTATTATGTGGTTAGATGAATCTGAGGTAGGATTAGCAAATTATCACCTCATTTTTCTACTTAAACTTACCCATTATTTAGGATTTAAACCCTCGTTCAACGATCAACCCTATTTCGACCTTATTGAAGGTCGCTTTGTCAGCATATTGCCTCCACATGTATATACACTTCAAGAACCTTACACCTCGATCTTGAGAGAATTAGCGAATTCCTCCTTTAGCAATTGTAACAAAACGCGATTAAAAAGAGAGGATAGAAGCTATCTTTTACAAAAGCTTGTGGACTATTATCGTCTTCATACTGAAAACTTTGGCGAACTAAATTCGCTCTATGTATTGGAAGAAATATTCGATTAA
- a CDS encoding pseudouridine synthase: MLEILYEDQDLIAINKPHGLLVHRSSIAADTSEFALQILRDQIGRMVRPAHRLDRKTAGVLLFSLNKEMDSLIQQAFANNRIEKEYLAVLRGFSQLKETIDYPLKKENGAIQEAVTHFETIKHAEIDLPFGKHATSRYSLIKANPQTGRMHQLRRHFAHILHPIIGDRPHGCNKQNKLWKETFEHDTMLLHASSIKFTQPKTGELVEIRANLQPEFERALTILKITTF; this comes from the coding sequence ATGCTTGAAATTCTTTACGAGGACCAAGACCTCATCGCGATTAATAAACCACACGGTTTACTTGTTCACCGCTCTTCTATTGCTGCCGACACATCTGAATTTGCATTACAAATATTAAGAGATCAGATTGGCAGGATGGTGCGTCCCGCCCATAGACTCGACCGGAAAACAGCGGGTGTGCTTCTATTTTCGCTAAATAAAGAAATGGACTCCTTAATTCAGCAGGCTTTCGCAAATAATCGTATTGAAAAGGAATATCTAGCTGTCTTACGCGGATTTTCACAGCTAAAGGAAACAATTGACTATCCGCTAAAAAAAGAAAACGGAGCGATCCAAGAGGCTGTTACCCATTTCGAAACCATTAAACATGCTGAGATAGACCTTCCCTTTGGGAAACACGCAACATCCAGATATTCCCTCATAAAGGCGAACCCGCAAACAGGACGTATGCATCAGCTTCGACGACACTTTGCCCATATCCTTCACCCGATTATTGGTGATCGACCTCATGGATGCAATAAACAGAATAAGCTGTGGAAAGAAACATTCGAACATGACACCATGTTATTGCATGCCTCAAGCATAAAATTTACGCAACCTAAAACAGGCGAACTTGTAGAAATCCGTGCAAACCTTCAGCCGGAGTTTGAACGCGCGCTGACTATTTTAAAAATCACAACATTCTAA